From a single Gimesia fumaroli genomic region:
- a CDS encoding DUF1553 domain-containing protein, with the protein MRNLLRHVTTAVFILLVFVQIGWAAEKPAQVDFEKQIRPLLKQHCYDCHSQDAEESGLRLDYGANILKGGDRGPAVIPGKSAESPLFLSLSGQGKIPRMPHEQEPLKPAEILLIQQWIDQGGQIPEAERTLKATQKQSDHWSFQPIQRPKVPEVKQQAWVRNPIDAFILSRLEQNKLKPSAEADRSTLIRRLSLDLTGLTPSVEEVQQFLADTKPGAYERLVDRLLASPHYGERWARHWLDVARYADSNGFTIDGPRSIWKYRDWVIDAINANMPFDQFVKEQLAGDLLPNPTTEQLIATGFHRNTLINQEGGTNPEQFRVEAVVDRVNTTGAAFLGLTVGCAQCHKHKYDPITQRDFYQLYAIFNSTADINSAPPTLALPTDEQKAKQADLKQEITKIQKQLAERKKQLEPKFQTWQLDLKQALKDSEKQWTILKSETAKSENGATITVLEDDSLLVGGKIPNNDIYVVETAAVPSGITGVRLEVLTHESLPKMGPGWAGNGNFVLDEVAVEVARKTKQGWSKFAPVKLAKATADHSQVKFPAQNLVDGDLKTGWAINVKKGKMNVNRHAILHLNEALSSDGPQKLRVTLTQTRDSRYNVGRFRFATTTVSPGVLNFDTELLAQLKQPEEKWDAKLKAKIADEFHKSDAKWSKLNQRLTKQKAEQTKLNKAIVTTMVMKELPKPRETFILLRGNFLAPGAPVSPGVPDVLPPMPEGVKTPTRLDFANWLTSPEQPLTARVTVNRYWQRFFGKGLVETENDFGTQGTEPTHPELLDWLAAEFIHNGWDMKQLHRLIVTSAAYRQSSDFDPANQSQDPRNLLLSRQNRFRLEAESIRDVFLASSGLLTRKIGGPSVYPPQPEGIYVLTQNKKAWPEEKGEDRYRRGMYTYFWRSSPYPMLPTFDAPNSNTTCTRRVRSNTPLQALTLANDHSLFELIQGFAVRILTDGPDYDEGRMRQAFQICLSRSPSDHELDVLTRYLNEQRAHFKESPKEAAQVASDKIPKEIDVAEAASWTAVARVLMNLDEFITRE; encoded by the coding sequence ATGCGGAATTTGTTAAGACATGTGACAACCGCTGTTTTCATCCTGCTTGTATTCGTGCAGATCGGATGGGCTGCCGAGAAACCAGCACAGGTCGATTTTGAAAAACAGATCCGCCCTTTGCTGAAGCAGCACTGCTACGACTGTCACTCTCAAGACGCCGAAGAGTCGGGACTGCGGCTGGACTATGGTGCGAACATTCTCAAAGGGGGAGACCGGGGTCCGGCGGTGATTCCCGGTAAGAGTGCCGAGAGTCCTCTGTTTCTGAGTCTGTCGGGACAGGGAAAAATTCCCCGGATGCCTCACGAGCAGGAGCCGTTAAAGCCGGCCGAAATTTTGTTGATTCAACAATGGATCGATCAGGGCGGCCAAATTCCTGAAGCGGAACGAACACTGAAAGCGACGCAGAAACAATCGGACCATTGGTCATTCCAACCAATCCAGCGGCCGAAAGTGCCTGAGGTCAAACAGCAGGCGTGGGTCAGGAATCCGATCGACGCTTTTATTCTGAGTCGGTTAGAGCAGAACAAACTCAAACCCTCTGCAGAAGCCGATCGCAGCACATTGATTCGTCGTTTAAGCCTCGATTTAACAGGGCTGACTCCTTCTGTAGAAGAGGTGCAGCAATTCCTGGCAGATACGAAACCGGGGGCCTATGAGCGGCTCGTTGATCGGCTGCTGGCGTCTCCCCATTATGGTGAGCGTTGGGCGCGGCACTGGCTGGATGTGGCTCGCTACGCTGACTCCAACGGTTTCACCATCGATGGCCCGCGTTCGATCTGGAAATACCGGGACTGGGTGATCGACGCCATCAATGCGAACATGCCCTTTGATCAATTTGTGAAAGAACAGCTGGCGGGCGACTTATTGCCGAACCCGACGACCGAACAATTAATCGCGACCGGCTTTCATCGGAATACCTTGATCAACCAGGAAGGGGGCACGAACCCGGAACAGTTTCGTGTCGAAGCAGTCGTCGATCGGGTGAATACAACGGGGGCCGCATTCCTGGGACTGACAGTCGGCTGTGCGCAATGCCACAAGCATAAATACGATCCGATTACGCAGCGGGACTTCTATCAACTGTATGCGATCTTCAACAGTACGGCTGATATCAACAGTGCGCCCCCTACCTTAGCACTGCCGACCGATGAACAAAAAGCGAAGCAGGCCGATCTGAAACAAGAGATTACAAAGATCCAGAAACAACTGGCAGAACGCAAAAAACAACTGGAACCGAAATTTCAGACGTGGCAACTGGATCTGAAGCAGGCTCTGAAAGATTCCGAGAAGCAATGGACGATTCTGAAATCAGAGACTGCGAAATCCGAGAATGGAGCGACGATCACGGTATTGGAAGATGATTCACTGCTGGTCGGTGGCAAGATTCCCAACAACGATATCTATGTCGTCGAAACGGCGGCGGTTCCCTCGGGAATAACGGGAGTGCGGCTGGAAGTACTCACTCATGAGAGCCTTCCGAAAATGGGTCCCGGCTGGGCCGGCAATGGGAACTTTGTCTTGGATGAAGTCGCTGTTGAAGTCGCTCGAAAGACAAAACAGGGCTGGTCGAAGTTTGCACCGGTGAAGTTGGCGAAAGCGACCGCCGACCATTCGCAAGTGAAGTTTCCCGCTCAAAACCTGGTCGACGGTGATTTGAAAACCGGGTGGGCGATCAACGTGAAAAAAGGCAAGATGAATGTGAATCGCCATGCGATACTGCATTTAAACGAAGCGCTCAGCTCTGACGGGCCACAGAAGTTGCGAGTGACATTAACCCAGACTCGTGATTCCAGATACAATGTCGGTCGTTTCCGTTTCGCGACGACGACCGTTAGCCCTGGCGTGTTGAATTTTGATACAGAGCTCCTTGCTCAGCTAAAACAACCGGAAGAAAAATGGGATGCAAAACTTAAGGCGAAGATAGCCGATGAGTTTCATAAGTCGGATGCAAAATGGTCGAAACTGAACCAGCGGTTGACAAAGCAGAAAGCAGAACAGACGAAATTGAATAAAGCCATCGTGACCACGATGGTCATGAAGGAGCTGCCAAAACCACGCGAAACGTTTATTCTTCTACGTGGTAATTTTCTGGCACCCGGCGCGCCTGTCAGTCCCGGAGTTCCTGATGTCTTACCGCCGATGCCCGAAGGTGTAAAGACGCCGACGCGCCTGGATTTTGCCAACTGGTTGACCAGCCCTGAACAACCACTGACGGCCCGGGTGACCGTCAATCGTTACTGGCAACGTTTCTTTGGGAAAGGGCTCGTCGAGACAGAAAACGATTTCGGCACACAGGGAACAGAACCCACGCATCCCGAATTGCTGGACTGGTTGGCGGCAGAGTTTATACACAATGGCTGGGACATGAAACAACTGCATCGGTTGATTGTGACCTCAGCCGCCTATCGTCAGTCGTCGGACTTTGACCCTGCCAATCAATCACAGGACCCGCGCAATCTGCTGCTCTCCCGACAGAATCGGTTTCGACTGGAAGCGGAATCGATCCGGGATGTGTTTCTTGCCAGCAGCGGTCTGTTGACGCGAAAGATTGGCGGCCCGAGCGTTTATCCGCCTCAACCTGAGGGGATTTATGTTCTGACACAAAACAAAAAAGCCTGGCCAGAAGAGAAAGGCGAAGATCGATACCGCCGCGGCATGTATACGTATTTCTGGCGTTCGAGTCCGTATCCGATGTTGCCGACCTTCGATGCCCCCAACAGTAATACCACGTGCACTCGCCGCGTTCGTTCGAATACCCCCCTGCAGGCGTTAACACTGGCCAACGATCATTCTCTATTTGAATTGATTCAGGGGTTTGCCGTGCGAATTCTCACAGACGGCCCCGACTATGATGAAGGTCGAATGAGACAGGCATTCCAGATTTGTCTGTCCCGGTCTCCCTCTGATCATGAGCTGGATGTGCTGACCCGTTACTTAAACGAACAGCGGGCGCATTTTAAGGAATCACCGAAAGAAGCGGCTCAGGTGGCTTCAGATAAGATACCCAAAGAAATCGATGTCGCGGAAGCCGCCAGTTGGACGGCGGTCGCCCGTGTCTTGATGAATCTGGATGAATTTATTACACGCGAATAA
- a CDS encoding class I SAM-dependent methyltransferase produces the protein MKPQPSQNESTLPVEVAQALNQGTCIQLVLSKPVEKRTFAWKKVTLRPVSIKDKLHFQAALSQGQQEVHENLQPDEAVQRVTELWADQFREGYLYTQEADFHFQKTKQGTVRLKKQAPSKARPLQAEPHNRSKQYLIPEGTPCAFLEAIGVMSSAGKVKSAQYRKFRQINRYLEFINDIVSGLPATGELRIVDFGCGKSYLTFATHYFFTEVLQREVQITGLDLKRTVVEHCQSIADRLQCRGLSFQTGDISQFDASTIKCDLSISLHACDTATDAALASAIQSEASVIMAVPCCQHEIFQQITSQPLAGLLQHGILKEKTAALVTDALRALVLEICGYRAQVIEFIDTEHTPKNLLIKAVKRQSALNSSDFREIVQQYESLKSQFGIQSFYLERALGAGFQELCDASQQNGVDE, from the coding sequence ATGAAACCTCAACCCTCACAGAATGAATCCACATTACCTGTTGAGGTCGCACAGGCACTCAATCAAGGAACTTGTATTCAGTTGGTTTTGAGTAAGCCAGTTGAAAAGCGCACGTTTGCCTGGAAAAAGGTGACGTTGCGGCCTGTGAGTATCAAAGACAAACTTCATTTTCAAGCAGCACTTTCCCAAGGCCAGCAGGAAGTTCATGAGAATCTGCAGCCCGATGAGGCCGTTCAGCGCGTTACAGAGCTCTGGGCGGATCAGTTTCGGGAAGGCTATCTATATACACAGGAAGCCGATTTTCATTTTCAAAAAACAAAACAGGGAACCGTCCGTCTGAAAAAGCAGGCTCCCAGCAAAGCCAGACCTCTCCAGGCTGAACCGCATAACCGCAGCAAGCAGTACCTGATTCCAGAAGGGACTCCCTGTGCGTTTCTTGAAGCGATCGGCGTGATGTCGTCTGCCGGCAAGGTGAAGTCGGCACAGTATCGCAAGTTTCGTCAAATCAACCGTTACCTGGAGTTCATAAACGACATTGTTTCCGGTTTGCCAGCGACAGGGGAACTGCGGATTGTCGATTTCGGGTGTGGTAAAAGTTATCTCACATTCGCGACGCACTATTTCTTTACTGAAGTGCTGCAGCGCGAAGTGCAGATTACCGGACTCGATCTGAAGCGAACCGTGGTTGAGCATTGTCAAAGTATCGCCGACCGGTTGCAGTGCCGGGGGCTTTCGTTTCAGACCGGAGATATTTCTCAGTTTGATGCGTCGACTATAAAATGTGACCTTTCGATTTCACTGCATGCCTGTGATACCGCTACCGATGCGGCTTTGGCGTCTGCGATTCAATCAGAGGCGTCGGTGATTATGGCGGTTCCCTGTTGTCAGCACGAAATTTTTCAGCAGATCACCAGTCAACCGCTGGCAGGATTGCTGCAACATGGGATTCTAAAAGAAAAAACAGCAGCTTTGGTGACCGATGCCTTACGGGCACTGGTGTTGGAAATTTGCGGATATCGCGCACAAGTTATAGAATTCATCGATACGGAGCATACGCCGAAAAATTTATTGATCAAAGCGGTAAAACGGCAGTCAGCATTAAATTCGAGTGATTTTCGCGAGATCGTGCAGCAGTATGAATCACTCAAGAGTCAATTTGGAATTCAATCGTTTTACCTGGAACGCGCATTGGGGGCAGGGTTTCAGGAATTGTGTGACGCGTCACAGCAAAATGGAGTCGACGAATGA
- a CDS encoding prepilin peptidase: MGSVIGSFLNVVIYRMPLGLNISKPKSRCPICETPIRTRDNLPIVGWILLRGKCRTCQAPISVRYPIVEAIVGCFFLLMYFSLVYSGGRFLPYRIPNKFWGAYQILEGHTWDLIALGLYYNYLFIVVLAGAYIHFDQQKIPLRLLMWCFLIGFSTGVFLPELHPVPAMVTVASEPSATDGILSELRYHGSLHWGFQSTTLITLWWGLFYGGIVGFLYSWPLVVQKEKQSMLFQSGTSCLLILTGLYLGWQQVVTVGFLSAFLLACYEFVRRNRSVDHQPIPASAFIVLVLALQLLLGRYLTLLPGETSITMYLLVVGCQIIVIPILTGLAQSIYRKRETQSLLQDPISVDETSTLTE; the protein is encoded by the coding sequence ATGGGATCAGTGATTGGCAGCTTCTTGAATGTGGTCATCTATCGCATGCCGCTGGGGTTGAATATTTCCAAACCCAAATCGCGATGTCCGATCTGTGAGACTCCCATTCGAACACGTGATAATCTGCCGATTGTAGGCTGGATTCTGCTGCGGGGAAAATGCCGGACTTGCCAGGCGCCGATCTCCGTGCGGTATCCGATCGTGGAAGCGATCGTCGGTTGTTTTTTTCTATTAATGTATTTCTCGCTCGTCTATTCGGGTGGACGGTTTCTGCCTTACCGGATTCCGAACAAGTTCTGGGGGGCTTACCAGATTCTGGAAGGGCATACCTGGGACCTGATTGCCCTTGGTCTCTATTATAATTATCTGTTCATTGTGGTACTGGCAGGCGCTTATATTCACTTTGATCAACAGAAGATTCCCCTGAGATTGCTGATGTGGTGCTTTCTGATTGGTTTTTCGACAGGAGTCTTTCTGCCGGAACTCCACCCGGTACCCGCGATGGTCACGGTGGCATCGGAGCCATCTGCCACCGACGGCATTCTCAGTGAATTGCGTTACCATGGTTCACTTCATTGGGGCTTTCAGAGTACCACTTTGATTACGCTCTGGTGGGGATTATTTTACGGAGGAATTGTGGGCTTTCTGTATAGTTGGCCGCTGGTGGTTCAAAAAGAAAAACAGAGTATGCTGTTTCAATCGGGAACGAGCTGCCTGCTCATTCTGACAGGTTTGTACTTAGGCTGGCAGCAGGTTGTGACCGTCGGTTTCCTGTCAGCATTTTTACTGGCCTGTTATGAATTTGTCCGTCGCAACAGGAGTGTGGATCATCAGCCGATCCCCGCATCTGCTTTTATTGTCCTCGTCTTAGCACTACAACTGTTACTGGGAAGATATTTAACGCTGTTGCCGGGCGAGACGTCGATCACCATGTATCTGCTCGTCGTCGGTTGTCAGATTATTGTGATTCCAATACTGACCGGTCTGGCACAGTCGATCTATCGCAAACGAGAAACGCAAAGCCTTTTACAGGATCCGATTTCAGTTGATGAAACCTCAACCCTCACAGAATGA